The Syntrophales bacterium genome contains a region encoding:
- a CDS encoding CsgG/HfaB family protein codes for MKSFKLFVVGLVLMTFLLAVSCAGSERIKVKPRAATLDQVPKTLAILPFENNSVTDPERYAPLSKGLSAMLITDLDKSKSGLKLIERDKIRDLLKEIALSQSGSVDESTAVRAGNMLGAQAIAFGSFIVLGKKVRIDARIIRVETSELIMAESIEGNSDDFMNLERELAKKIADSLKVAFQPASATSESDIDAALYFSRGLDALDRGDKEEAKRLFKKSMELDPAYKTQVDNVRGLN; via the coding sequence ATGAAAAGTTTTAAACTCTTTGTTGTTGGGTTGGTCCTGATGACTTTTTTACTGGCTGTAAGTTGTGCCGGGAGCGAAAGAATTAAAGTGAAACCGAGGGCCGCCACACTGGATCAGGTTCCGAAAACTCTTGCCATTTTGCCCTTTGAAAACAATTCTGTGACCGATCCAGAACGCTATGCCCCCTTGAGTAAGGGGCTTTCAGCCATGCTCATTACGGATCTTGATAAAAGCAAATCAGGACTCAAGCTTATAGAGCGCGATAAGATTCGGGATCTTCTAAAAGAGATTGCTCTTAGTCAAAGCGGAAGCGTGGATGAGTCTACAGCTGTCAGGGCTGGCAATATGCTCGGTGCTCAGGCCATAGCATTTGGTTCGTTCATCGTGTTGGGTAAAAAGGTGCGTATTGATGCCCGCATCATAAGGGTGGAGACGAGCGAGTTGATTATGGCCGAATCGATTGAAGGCAATAGTGACGATTTTATGAATCTGGAGCGTGAGCTGGCCAAAAAGATCGCTGATTCTCTGAAAGTGGCCTTTCAGCCTGCGTCCGCCACATCCGAAAGCGATATTGATGCGGCTCTCTATTTTTCCAGGGGACTGGATGCTCTGGACCGGGGTGATAAGGAAGAGGCCAAACGATTATTTAAGAAAAGCATGGAACTTGATCCTGCCTACAAGACGCAGGTCGATAATGTGCGAGGTCTAAACTGA
- a CDS encoding sodium-dependent transporter: MQRERWASRRYLIFAAIGSAIGLGNLWRFPYLSYKYGGGAFLIAWMIGLIVIGIPWLMLEFGMGRYFQRSAPGVFEGVGKKWEWVGWWAVFCAFLIDTYYTVVMAWSLYYAGVSPGLPWGVGKAGATGAKSYFYGTVLGLSSGPDVLGGLQWPLVGLLALTWLTIFLIVFKGAEVIGKVAQWGVIIPWILLVVILVRGLTLPGAVEGLNYYLTPDFTALRNLDVWFAAVSQIAFTLSLGMAGMYAYGSFIAKKADVTNNAFITSFSNCATSFFAGFAVFSIVGFIMQSLAIPVDKVSTSSIGLAFITFPVAISMLPATQGIFGVLFFLCLFLLGLTSAFFLAYGGVICPLMDKFGISRIKATVIVTGTAFLIGLLFTSNGGLYWLDIVDRAVSFYGLLLTGVIATIVVGWIFGAEKLRQHLNETSDIKVGKWFNVVIKVVVPAGLLFVVVYGGLVPDISKSYGGYPLWASSMIWVILAVTLGLSFMLQRIRTRDPREADEK; encoded by the coding sequence GTGCAGAGAGAAAGATGGGCCAGTAGACGGTATCTTATATTTGCGGCGATTGGGTCTGCCATCGGCCTGGGTAATCTTTGGAGATTTCCCTATCTGAGCTATAAATACGGGGGCGGGGCATTCCTCATAGCCTGGATGATTGGTCTTATTGTTATCGGTATTCCCTGGCTCATGTTAGAGTTCGGCATGGGCAGGTACTTTCAACGGTCTGCTCCCGGTGTATTTGAAGGAGTCGGAAAGAAGTGGGAATGGGTTGGATGGTGGGCGGTTTTCTGTGCCTTCCTGATAGACACTTACTATACCGTCGTAATGGCCTGGTCTTTATACTATGCCGGTGTTTCACCCGGTCTGCCCTGGGGTGTGGGAAAAGCTGGAGCCACAGGAGCCAAGTCATACTTTTATGGAACAGTTTTAGGGCTTTCCTCGGGACCGGATGTGCTGGGCGGTTTGCAGTGGCCACTGGTCGGACTCTTGGCACTTACCTGGCTAACCATATTTCTTATCGTGTTTAAGGGAGCTGAAGTAATTGGGAAGGTCGCGCAGTGGGGGGTTATCATTCCCTGGATTTTGCTCGTTGTCATACTTGTGAGAGGGCTTACCCTCCCTGGAGCCGTTGAAGGTCTCAACTATTACCTTACTCCGGACTTTACCGCCCTGCGAAATTTGGATGTATGGTTTGCCGCAGTTAGTCAGATTGCATTTACCCTTTCTCTCGGTATGGCTGGAATGTATGCCTATGGGAGTTTTATAGCGAAGAAAGCGGATGTGACTAATAATGCCTTTATAACATCGTTTTCCAATTGTGCCACCAGCTTCTTTGCCGGTTTTGCCGTGTTTAGCATCGTCGGATTTATAATGCAATCTTTGGCAATTCCCGTTGATAAGGTTAGTACTTCAAGTATTGGTCTGGCCTTTATAACGTTCCCCGTAGCGATATCCATGCTGCCGGCAACACAGGGGATTTTTGGTGTCCTCTTTTTCCTCTGTCTTTTCCTTCTCGGTTTGACATCAGCGTTCTTTCTCGCCTATGGCGGGGTAATCTGTCCTCTTATGGATAAATTCGGCATAAGCAGGATAAAGGCTACAGTGATAGTTACTGGTACAGCTTTTCTTATAGGACTGTTGTTTACTTCAAATGGAGGTCTTTACTGGTTGGATATAGTCGACAGGGCAGTTTCCTTCTACGGTCTGCTTCTAACAGGGGTGATAGCTACGATTGTCGTTGGCTGGATATTTGGTGCTGAAAAGCTTAGACAACATTTGAATGAAACCTCGGACATCAAGGTTGGCAAGTGGTTCAATGTGGTGATAAAGGTTGTTGTTCCTGCCGGTTTGCTTTTTGTTGTAGTTTATGGAGGTCTTGTCCCTGATATATCTAAATCTTATGGAGGATATCCCCTCTGGGCTTCTTCGATGATATGGGTCATCCTTGCAGTAACACTGGGGCTCAGCTTTATGCTCCAGCGAATCAGGACAAGGGATCCCAGGGAGGCGGACGAGAAATGA
- a CDS encoding methyltransferase, whose product MNTQKWNPGQLLEISGNYWKSCTLHAGVKLDLFTAIGGNQLTSEEIAQKLDGDKRGVTMLLNAFSAMNLLVKKDHKYSNTPASTSFLSKDSPQYIGYMIMHHHQMVDSWSKLDWSVKTGTPVRTRASYSSEEWRENFLMGMFNMAMNIAPRLVTKIDLSKRHHLLDLGGGPGTYAVHFCLKNPQLKATVFDLPTTRSFARKTIEKFGLSDRIDFTDGNYLEEGIEGVYDVAWLSHIFHGEGPEDCQKIILKTVSALEPGGMIIVHDFILNNSMDGPLFPALFSLNMLLGTAHGQSYSEEQITDMLADAGVKEIRRVPFQSPNDSGIITGIV is encoded by the coding sequence ATGAACACACAAAAATGGAATCCAGGTCAACTACTTGAAATATCCGGAAATTACTGGAAGTCCTGCACCCTTCATGCCGGTGTTAAGCTCGATCTGTTTACGGCAATAGGAGGCAATCAGCTCACAAGCGAGGAGATTGCTCAAAAACTGGATGGAGATAAAAGAGGAGTAACGATGCTCCTCAATGCCTTTTCTGCCATGAACCTTCTCGTAAAGAAAGATCATAAATATTCTAATACCCCGGCCAGTACATCTTTTCTTTCAAAAGACTCTCCCCAGTACATTGGTTACATGATCATGCACCATCATCAGATGGTGGATTCATGGTCTAAGCTGGATTGGTCAGTTAAAACAGGCACTCCCGTCAGAACAAGAGCTTCTTACAGCAGTGAAGAGTGGCGAGAAAATTTCCTTATGGGCATGTTCAACATGGCCATGAACATTGCTCCCCGGCTGGTAACTAAGATAGACCTTTCCAAACGGCACCACTTGCTGGACCTGGGCGGAGGGCCCGGAACCTATGCCGTTCATTTTTGCCTTAAAAATCCACAACTTAAAGCGACAGTCTTCGATCTTCCAACTACCAGGTCTTTTGCCAGGAAGACCATTGAAAAATTCGGTCTCTCTGACCGTATAGATTTTACGGACGGTAACTACCTGGAAGAAGGCATTGAGGGAGTCTATGACGTGGCCTGGCTTTCTCATATTTTCCATGGAGAAGGACCCGAAGACTGTCAAAAAATTATACTGAAAACTGTCTCAGCCCTGGAACCTGGAGGTATGATTATCGTCCATGATTTCATTCTAAACAACTCAATGGATGGTCCCCTTTTTCCCGCACTTTTTTCCCTTAATATGCTTCTGGGTACGGCTCATGGTCAGTCTTACTCTGAAGAACAGATTACGGACATGCTCGCCGATGCCGGTGTAAAGGAAATCCGGCGCGTTCCTTTTCAGTCTCCAAACGATTCAGGAATTATTACAGGAATAGTTTAA
- a CDS encoding Rid family detoxifying hydrolase, with amino-acid sequence MNNSLQKVETEKAPQAIGPYSQAVSAGEYLFVSGQIPINPATGKLVEGGVEKQAGQVLDNIEAILKAFGIGFNRVVKTEVYLKDINDFGAVNDVYASRFSHEIKPARQAMQVAKLPMDAMVEISCIAYTGK; translated from the coding sequence ATGAATAATTCATTGCAAAAGGTCGAGACGGAAAAGGCACCACAGGCTATTGGACCTTATTCTCAGGCAGTTTCGGCTGGGGAGTATTTATTTGTTTCCGGTCAGATTCCGATTAATCCTGCAACAGGAAAACTGGTTGAGGGAGGGGTTGAAAAACAGGCTGGTCAGGTCCTGGATAACATAGAAGCAATTCTTAAGGCTTTCGGCATCGGTTTTAACAGGGTTGTGAAAACAGAGGTTTATTTAAAAGATATAAATGATTTTGGGGCTGTGAATGACGTGTATGCTTCAAGGTTTTCACACGAAATAAAACCTGCGAGACAGGCCATGCAGGTTGCTAAATTGCCGATGGATGCCATGGTAGAAATTTCTTGTATTGCATACACGGGAAAATGA
- a CDS encoding ubiquinone/menaquinone biosynthesis methyltransferase — translation MDKSPETIKGMFDRIAPTYDVLNHLLSLFIDIKWRRKTLGRLGIKQGDSILDVATGTGDLAMLVLGGNRGCRVVGIDLSGEMLRLAVKKKARKGYDGRYFPVQGDACSMPLEEGTFDHAMVAFGIRNMSDVEGFFKETGRVLKKSGRLAILELSVPEIRFVRKIYFMYLKKLMPLIGGGISGKTGTYNYLRDSVISFHTPRELEMMLRAHDFRIIESLPLWFGICHLFVAESGRSFT, via the coding sequence TTGGATAAGAGTCCCGAGACCATAAAGGGTATGTTTGACCGGATTGCCCCAACCTATGACGTGCTCAACCACCTCCTTTCCCTTTTTATCGATATTAAATGGAGACGTAAAACACTGGGCCGACTCGGAATCAAACAGGGGGATTCGATTCTCGATGTCGCAACCGGCACGGGTGATCTTGCTATGCTTGTATTGGGAGGAAATCGGGGCTGCCGCGTGGTGGGAATTGACCTGTCTGGTGAGATGCTTCGTCTTGCGGTAAAAAAGAAAGCCAGAAAGGGATACGACGGGCGGTATTTTCCCGTTCAGGGAGATGCCTGCAGTATGCCGCTTGAGGAAGGTACCTTCGATCATGCCATGGTAGCATTCGGAATCAGAAATATGTCTGATGTCGAAGGTTTTTTCAAGGAGACCGGAAGGGTACTCAAAAAAAGCGGGAGGCTTGCAATCCTTGAGCTTTCAGTCCCAGAGATACGCTTTGTCCGAAAAATATATTTTATGTATCTGAAGAAGTTAATGCCCCTCATCGGAGGAGGTATTTCCGGGAAAACCGGTACGTACAACTATTTGAGGGATTCGGTTATATCCTTTCATACACCGAGGGAACTGGAGATGATGCTGCGGGCACATGATTTCAGGATTATTGAATCTTTGCCGCTCTGGTTTGGTATATGCCATCTTTTCGTTGCAGAAAGTGGACGGAGTTTTACATGA